From the Deltaproteobacteria bacterium genome, the window ATAGAAGCTCGCGCCGCTCAAGAGCACGCTCCACCTCCCAGCTCCTTTGGCGGCTTACGCCGGAACAAAAATCATTACGGTTAATCCCACACTTTGCTCCTTCATCCCTGCAATTTTCTTCCCCCCACTCGCCGGGTCGCCCATTCGCCCTATCTCCCGTTCGTTTGCAGTCTGGAGGAGCTGGTTGTTGTCTTCGACCGGCTATGACATGAAAAGGGAGCGAAACGGGAGGAGTGGAGCCATGCCTGAGTTGCCTGAAGTTGAAACCGTACGACGGAGCCTTGAACCATTTCTCGTTGGTCAGACGGTCGTGCAGGTTGAGGTACGTGAACCACGATTACGGCGACCACTACCTACAACGTTTGCACGCACCCTTACTGGCCGGACTATCCGTGCGATCGATCGGCGCGGCAAATATCTGCATCTGCAACTTGATAACCAGCAGATTTGGCTCGTGCACCTTGGCATGACTGGGCAATTGATTGTTGAAACGCGAGAAGTTCAACCTCTTCTTCACGACCATGTTCGTGTGGCCCTCGGTTCGGGACATCAGCTTCGTTATAACGACCCGCGGCGATTCGGACTCATGATTATTGGGACCGCAGAGGAGATTGCAGCGGTGACGATGTTGGGGTGTGAGCCGCTGGGGAAAGAGTTTTCAACGCGCTATTTGCTTGAGAAAGCCGCAGCGACGAAGCGCACTATAAAAGATGTGCTGATGGATCAACGCGTTGTCGCGGGAGTAGGAAACATCTATGCGAGTGAACTGCTCTTTCGTGCCGGCGTGCGGCCAGGCCGTGTTGCTACAACGCTAGATCTCAAGGCGATAGAGCGAATCGTCAAAGCGACGAAAGACGTCTTACGGGAAGCGATTCGTCATCGTGGGAGTTCTATCTCTGACTATCGCGACGGCGAAGGGAAAGAGGGCAGATTTCAGCAACGGTTCCGTGTCTATGATCGAGATGGTGAACCGTGCCGTACCTGCCACACAGCGATCTGTCGAGACACGCGCGGTGGGCGGAGTTCGTTTTTCTGCCCGAGCTGTCAGCTCTAAGTCTACGGTATGCCATTCCCCAGTTCCCCTTGAGTTTCCGTCACTCCCTGGCATACTGAGCGGACCGGGAAGCGAAATACTC encodes:
- the mutM gene encoding bifunctional DNA-formamidopyrimidine glycosylase/DNA-(apurinic or apyrimidinic site) lyase: MSSTGYDMKRERNGRSGAMPELPEVETVRRSLEPFLVGQTVVQVEVREPRLRRPLPTTFARTLTGRTIRAIDRRGKYLHLQLDNQQIWLVHLGMTGQLIVETREVQPLLHDHVRVALGSGHQLRYNDPRRFGLMIIGTAEEIAAVTMLGCEPLGKEFSTRYLLEKAAATKRTIKDVLMDQRVVAGVGNIYASELLFRAGVRPGRVATTLDLKAIERIVKATKDVLREAIRHRGSSISDYRDGEGKEGRFQQRFRVYDRDGEPCRTCHTAICRDTRGGRSSFFCPSCQL